From Ficedula albicollis isolate OC2 chromosome 20, FicAlb1.5, whole genome shotgun sequence, one genomic window encodes:
- the RBM39 gene encoding RNA-binding protein 39 isoform X4 — MDLVKDYLMSSARRVFQGVSLQFVATAERINCVQMESQSPVHSIQFVQQCLCAWWRYRKNVNSSGPKFNIAIRGKIGLPHSIKLSRRRSRSKSPFRKDKSPVREPIDNLTPEERDARTVFCMQLAARIRPRDLEEFFSTVGKVRDVRMISDRNSRRSKGIAYVEFVDVSSVPLAIGLTGQRVLGVPIIVQASQAEKNRAAAMANNLQKGSAGPMRLYVGSLHFNITEDMLRGIFEPFGRIESIQLMMDSETGRSKGYGFITFSDSECAKKALEQLNGFELAGRPMKVGHVTERTDASSASSFLDSDELERTGIDLGTTGRLQLMARLAEGTGLQIPPAAQQALQMSGSLAFGAVTDLQTRLSQQNEVLAAAASVQPLATQCFQLSNMFNPQTEEEAGWDTEIKDDVIEECNKHGGVIHIYVDKNSAQGNVYVKCPSIAAAIAAVNALHGRWFAGKMITAAYVPLPTYHSLFPDSMTATQLLVPVRR; from the exons ATGGATTTAGTGAAAGACTACTTAATGTCTTCAGCTCGCCGTGTCTTTCAGGGTGTTTCACTTCAATTTGTAGCCACAGCAGAAAGAATCAATTGTGTACAGATGGAAAGCCAAAGCCCAGTGCACAGCATTCAGTTTGTACAGCAGTGCCTCTGCGCTTGGTGGAGATACAGGAAGAATGTTAACAG TTCTGGCCCAAAATTCAACATTGCCATCAGAGGGAAGATTGGTCTGCCTCACAGCATCAAATTAAG CAGACGTCGCTCCAGAAGCAAAAGTCCtttcagaaaagacaaaagcCCTGTTAG AGAACCTATTGATAATCTTACCCCTGAGGAGAGGGATGCTCGAACAGTGTTCTGCATGCAGTTAGCTGCAAGAATTCGACCAAGAGACCTTGAAGAATTTTTCTCTACAGTAGGGAAG GTTCGTGATGTGCGAATGATTTCAGATAGAAATTCCAGACGTTCCAAGGGAATTGCTTATGTTGAATTTGTTGATGTTAGTTCAGTGCCCTTGGCAATAGGACTGACTGGACAGAGAGTCCTGGGTGTACCTATTATAGTACAGGCATCGCAG gcagagaaaaacagagcagcagcaatggcaAATAATCTGCAGAAAGGCAGTGCTGGTCCTATGAGGCTCTATGTGGGATCATTACACTTCAACATAACTGAAGATATGCTTCGAGGAATTTTCGAGCCATTTGGCAGG ATTGAAAGTATTCAGCTCATGATGGACAGTGAAACTGGACGCTCAAAAGGATATGGATTCATTACG TTCTCAGACTCTGAGTGTGCCAAAAAGGCCCTGGAACAACTCAATGGATTTGAGCTGGCTGGGAGGCCAATGAAAGTCGGACATGTAACTGAGCGTACTGATGCTTCCAGTGCTAGCTCATTTTTGGACAGTGATGAGTTGGAACGGACTGGAATTGACTTGGGAACAACTGGTCGCCTTCAGCTGATGGCAAGACTTGCAGAAG GTACTGGTTTGCAGATtcctccagctgcacagcaggctctgcagaTGAGCGGGTCTTTGGCCTTTGGAGCTGTGACAG atttaCAAACAAGACTGTCTCAGCAGAATGAAG ttctggctgcagctgcttctgtaCAGCCACTAGCAACACAGTGCTTCCAGCTTTCCAACATGTTTAATCCTCAAAC TGAAGAAGAAGCTGGCTGGGACACAGAAATTAAGGATGATGTGATTGAGGAATGTAACAAACATGGAGGAGTTATCCACATCTACGTTGACAAAAACTCAGCTCAG GGCAATGTCTATGTCAAATGTCCCTCCATCGCTGCTGCCATCGCAGCTGTCAATGCTTTGCATGGGAGGTGGTTTGCAG GTAAAATGATTACAGCAGCGTATGTACCTCTTCCAACATACCACAGCCTTTTCCCAGACTCTATGACTGCAACCCAACTACTGGTTCCTGTTCGACGATGA
- the RBM39 gene encoding RNA-binding protein 39 isoform X5 has protein sequence MDLVKDYLMSSARRVFQGVSLQFVATAERINCVQMESQSPVHSIQFVQQCLCAWWRYRKNVNSSGPKFNIAIRGKIGLPHSIKLRRRSRSKSPFRKDKSPVREPIDNLTPEERDARTVFCMQLAARIRPRDLEEFFSTVGKVRDVRMISDRNSRRSKGIAYVEFVDVSSVPLAIGLTGQRVLGVPIIVQASQAEKNRAAAMANNLQKGSAGPMRLYVGSLHFNITEDMLRGIFEPFGRIESIQLMMDSETGRSKGYGFITFSDSECAKKALEQLNGFELAGRPMKVGHVTERTDASSASSFLDSDELERTGIDLGTTGRLQLMARLAEGTGLQIPPAAQQALQMSGSLAFGAVTDLQTRLSQQNEVLAAAASVQPLATQCFQLSNMFNPQTEEEAGWDTEIKDDVIEECNKHGGVIHIYVDKNSAQGNVYVKCPSIAAAIAAVNALHGRWFAGKMITAAYVPLPTYHSLFPDSMTATQLLVPVRR, from the exons ATGGATTTAGTGAAAGACTACTTAATGTCTTCAGCTCGCCGTGTCTTTCAGGGTGTTTCACTTCAATTTGTAGCCACAGCAGAAAGAATCAATTGTGTACAGATGGAAAGCCAAAGCCCAGTGCACAGCATTCAGTTTGTACAGCAGTGCCTCTGCGCTTGGTGGAGATACAGGAAGAATGTTAACAG TTCTGGCCCAAAATTCAACATTGCCATCAGAGGGAAGATTGGTCTGCCTCACAGCATCAAATTAAG ACGTCGCTCCAGAAGCAAAAGTCCtttcagaaaagacaaaagcCCTGTTAG AGAACCTATTGATAATCTTACCCCTGAGGAGAGGGATGCTCGAACAGTGTTCTGCATGCAGTTAGCTGCAAGAATTCGACCAAGAGACCTTGAAGAATTTTTCTCTACAGTAGGGAAG GTTCGTGATGTGCGAATGATTTCAGATAGAAATTCCAGACGTTCCAAGGGAATTGCTTATGTTGAATTTGTTGATGTTAGTTCAGTGCCCTTGGCAATAGGACTGACTGGACAGAGAGTCCTGGGTGTACCTATTATAGTACAGGCATCGCAG gcagagaaaaacagagcagcagcaatggcaAATAATCTGCAGAAAGGCAGTGCTGGTCCTATGAGGCTCTATGTGGGATCATTACACTTCAACATAACTGAAGATATGCTTCGAGGAATTTTCGAGCCATTTGGCAGG ATTGAAAGTATTCAGCTCATGATGGACAGTGAAACTGGACGCTCAAAAGGATATGGATTCATTACG TTCTCAGACTCTGAGTGTGCCAAAAAGGCCCTGGAACAACTCAATGGATTTGAGCTGGCTGGGAGGCCAATGAAAGTCGGACATGTAACTGAGCGTACTGATGCTTCCAGTGCTAGCTCATTTTTGGACAGTGATGAGTTGGAACGGACTGGAATTGACTTGGGAACAACTGGTCGCCTTCAGCTGATGGCAAGACTTGCAGAAG GTACTGGTTTGCAGATtcctccagctgcacagcaggctctgcagaTGAGCGGGTCTTTGGCCTTTGGAGCTGTGACAG atttaCAAACAAGACTGTCTCAGCAGAATGAAG ttctggctgcagctgcttctgtaCAGCCACTAGCAACACAGTGCTTCCAGCTTTCCAACATGTTTAATCCTCAAAC TGAAGAAGAAGCTGGCTGGGACACAGAAATTAAGGATGATGTGATTGAGGAATGTAACAAACATGGAGGAGTTATCCACATCTACGTTGACAAAAACTCAGCTCAG GGCAATGTCTATGTCAAATGTCCCTCCATCGCTGCTGCCATCGCAGCTGTCAATGCTTTGCATGGGAGGTGGTTTGCAG GTAAAATGATTACAGCAGCGTATGTACCTCTTCCAACATACCACAGCCTTTTCCCAGACTCTATGACTGCAACCCAACTACTGGTTCCTGTTCGACGATGA